CACCGAGGTGGCGCCGACCGGGACCCCGCCCGCCGCGATCAGCCGGCGGGCCGCGTACGAGCGGATGCCGGAAGGTCCCTTCACGGCGAACGGCAGCCCGCGCAGGGGGAGTTCGAGCGCCACCCGCTCACGGGCGAGGGCCTCATCGGGCCAGACCTCGGTGAACGCGTTGAGCGCCGGGTCCAGTCGGGCGATCCGCTCCAGGGCCCGCGCCACGGTGGACGGTGACCTCGTCATGGGCCCACTCTCCCTCGAACCACCACGCGCCCGGCCCCTCACCCCTCCAGCGCCGCCTCCATCACCGCCCGGGCGATCGGGGCCGCGCTGCCACCGCCGCTGATGTCCGCCCGGTCCGCCGCCGCGTCCTCCACCACCACGGCCACCGCGACGGCCGGGCGGCCGGAGTCCGGAGCCTGGGCCCAGGAGATGAACCAGGCGTACGGGAGACCGGAGTTGTCCACGCCGTGCTGCGCGGTGCCGGTCTTGCCGCCGACCGTCACCCCGTCGATCGCCGCGTTCGACCCGGTGCCGTTCTCCACCACGTCGACCATCATCCGCTGGAGCTGCACCGCCGTGGAAGGGCTCATCGCACGCTGGTAGGAGCGCGGCCCCTCCTGCTGGACCGTGTCCCCGTCGGCGGCGGTCAACCGGTCCACCAGATACGGGTGGCGCAGGTCGCCGCCGTTGGCCACCGCCGCCGCCACCATCGCCATCTGGAGCGGGGTCGCGGTCGTGTTGAACTGGCCGATCGAGGAGAGCGCGAGCTGGTCCTCGCTCATGTCGGTGTCGAAGTTGCTCCGCGCCACCCCGGAGGGGATGCGCAGCCCGGTCTCGTTGAAGCCGAAGTGCCCGGCCGCCTCCACCATCCCTGCCAGCCCCACCCGCACTCCCAGATGGGCCATCACCGTGTTGCAGGAGACCCGGATCGCGTCGGCCAGCGAGGCCTTCTCGCAGCCGCGCGCCTCGTTGGGCAGAACGGTCCGCGTGTTCGGCAGCACATACGGCGACGGGGTGTCCGTGGCCGCGTCCGGGTCCTTCACCACCCGGGCGTCCAGCGCTGCCGCCGCCGTCACGATCTTGAAGGTGGAGCCCGGCGGATAGGTCTGCCGGATGGCCCGGTTGAGCATCGGCAGGCTCTTGGCCGCGTTGAGCCGGGTCCACGCGTCGGTGACCGCCGGACCGGTGCCGGAGAGCCGTTCGGGGTCGTACGAGGGGGTCGAGACCAGCGCCAGGATCTTTCCCGTCGACGGCTCCAGGGCGGCGACCGCCCCCCGCCGCCCGCTCAGCCCGGCGTACGCGGCGCGCTGCATCGACTCCTTGACCGTCGTGACGACGTTGCCGCCCGGCTGCCGGCCCCGGGTGAACTCGTTCCAGAAGGGGAGAGGGGCCAGCAGCGAGTCCGTCCCCGACAGGACGCCGTCCTCGGCGTTCTCCAGCAGCGTGGTGCCGTACGTCTGCGAGGCGTACCCGGTCACCGGCGCGTACAGCGGGCCGTGCAGATAGGTGCGCTCGAAGCTGAGCTGCTCGCCGGTCTCCTTGCTGCCGGTCACGGCCCGGTCACCGACCAGGATGTTGCCGCGCGGCTGGTCGTAACGGGCGATGGTGGTACGCCGGTTGGCCGGGTTGCCGTCCAGCTCGTCGGCCTCGAAGAGCTGGACGCGGGCCGCGTTGACGAGCAGCGCCACGAGCAGCAGCAGACAGAAGGCGGCGGCCCGCCGGATGTAGCGGATCACCGGTCCTCCTCCAGGGGGCCGGCGGGCTTCACGGACCCCACGGGCCCCCCGGGGTCCGCGGCGCTCGCGATGACCCCGGTCTCCACATGCCCGGGCTCCGGTCTGCGCGAGACGTGGCTGAGCCGGATCAGCAGGGCCACGATGATCCAGTTGGTGACGACGGACGAGCCGCCCTGCGCCAGGAACGGCATCGCCATCCCGGTCAGCGGGATCAGCCCCATCACCCCGCCCGCGATCACGAAGACCTGGAGCGCCAGGATCGAGGAGAGGCCGATCGCCAGCAGCCGGCCGAACGGGTCGCGCAGGGCGAGCCCGGCCCGGTAGCCGCGCGCCACCAGTAGCGCGTACAGCAGGAAGATGGCGGTCAGACCGCTCAGCCCCAGCTCCTCGCCCGCCGTGGCCAGGATGAAGTCGGACTTGGCGGCGAAGCCGATGAGGATGGAGTGGCCCGCCCCGAGCCCGGTCCCGAGCATGCCGCCCGCCGCGAACGCGAAGAGCGACTGGGCGAGTTGGCCAGGGCCCCGCCCGGCGTCGATCGAGGCGAACGGGGCCAGCCAGTCCTGTACCCGGCTGTGCACATGCGGCTCGAACGACCCGACGACGAACGCCCCGACGGCGGCCAGCAGCAGCCCGACGGCGATCCAGCCGGTCCGGCCGGTCGCCACGTACAGCATGATCACGAAGATCCCGAAGAAGAGCAGCGAGGTGCCGAGGTCCCGCTCCAGCACCAGCACCCCCACGCTGAGCAGCCAGATCGCCACGAGGGGGCCGAGCACCCGGCCGGTGGGCAGTTGCAGCTTCCAGAACGTGCGGCCGGTGTACGCGAGCGCGTTGCGGTTGGCGGCGAGATAGGCGGCGAAGAAGACCGCGAGCAGGATCTTGGCGAACTCGCCCGGCTGGAAGGAGAGTCCGCCGATCCGGATCCAGATCTTCGCCCCGTTCACCGCCGGGAAGAAGATCGGCACGATCATCAGGACGAGCGCGGTGGCGACCGAGAGGTACGCGTAGCGCTGGAGCACCCGGTGGTCGCGCAGCAGCACCACGACGACGGTGAACAGCGCCACCCCGAGCGTCGACCAGATCAGCTGGGTGGGGGCGGCCTGGTCGCGCGGGGTCTCCAGGTCGAGGCGGTAGATCAGCACGAGGCCGAGCCCGTTGAGCAGGACGGCGATCGGCAGCAGCAGCGGATCGGCGTACGGGGCCCGGAAGCGGACCGCGACATGGGCCAGCAGGGCGAGCGTGCCCAGCCCGGCGCCGTAACCGGCGACATCGGGGGGCACCGCCCCGTCGTGGGCGAGGCCGACGGCCGCGTAACCGTAGACGGAGATGAGGACGGCCCCGATGAGGAGCGAGAGCTCGACCCCACGCCGTCTGGGCAGGCGGAGCTCGGGCGGGGGAGCGTCCGCCGTCGTTGCGGTCATGGACCGCAACGTAGCAAGAGGTGCGGCGTATTTCCCTTATGTCATAGTGCCCGCCGCCATGTCACCGTGCCCGCAGCCCCTGCCGTGGCGCGCGTCCGCCCGGGGAGCCACCGGCTCCCCGGGCGGACAGGGCCTGCTGGGCGGGGCCGTCAGCAGAAGCGCGGCGCCGCGCCGATGTTCTCGATGTAGCGGGCCGAGCCCCACGCCCACGTGCCGTCGGTCAGCAGGTACCAGCGGTTGTTGCCGTCGACGTTGTCGCCCGTGGTCTTGCAGAAGATGTCGACCACCGTGCCGTACTTCACCGAGCCCACGACCCGGCTGCTGCGGGTCGGCCGGTCGCGGAGCAGCAGGTTCGGGCTGGCGATGACCCGGCCCTTGTAGGTCCGCTTGGGCGACTGGGGCTGGGCCTGGTTCTGCGCCTGCGCCTCCTGGCGGGCCTCGTGCTCGCGCTGGAGGGCCGAGGCGGAGAGCTCGTCGGAGGCCGGGGCCGAGGTGGCGGGCTGGTCCCGGTGGTCGACGGGGTGGGGGTCCGCCGCCAGAGCGGGAGCGGCGGCCGTGACCGCCACGAGGGCGCCGGTGGCGACGCAGAGACCGATCCGGCGGGACCGCGACGGGCGGGACAGGGGGGACATGCTGCCTCCAGGAAAAGGAAGGGGGGACCGTGGGGGCGAGATGATCTCGCCCTCGTCACGCTAGGTTGGGCACGGAGAGTCCGCAACGCGCACTGTGCGTGACATCAGCCCGGTCGGGTGGTCCCCGCGTCCCCGTCGCCCGTGTTCCCGGCGTCATCCCCGTCGTCGAGGCGTACGTACTCCGGCAGCGTCAGCCGGGCCTGCGCCCCGCCGTCCGGGGGATTCAGGAACTCCAGCCGCGCTCCGATCGCCGCCGCCTGGCCCACCGCGATGGTCAGCCCGAGTCCGTGGCCCTTGCCTGCGCCGTCCGTGCGGAACCGCTGCGGACCGCACTCCAGGAGGTACGCCGGAAAGCCCGCGCCATGGTCGCGTACGGAGACCACCGCGCCCGCCACCTCCAGGACCACCGGCCCGGCGCCGTGCCGGTGGGCGTTGGCCACCAGATTGCCGAGCACCCGCTCCAGCCGCCGCCGGTCCGTCTCCACCGGCGCCGGATCCGTCACCCGCACCTCGGTCTCCGTGCCGGAGGCCCGCACCACCCGCTCCACCACCGGGGCGAGGTCGTGCACGGCCAGGTCGACCTCTTCGGTGCGGGCGTCCAGCCGCGAGATCTCCAGCAGGTCCTCGGTCAGCGCGCGCATCGCCCGCACCCGGTCCCGCACCAGCTCCGCCGGACGGCCCGGCGGCAGCAGTTCGGCGGCGGCCGAGAGGCCGGTGAGCGGGGTGCGCAGCTCGTGCGCCACATCGGCGGTGAACCGCTGCTCCGTCTGGAGCTTGCGCTGGAGGCTGGAGGCCATGGTGTCCAGGGCGCCCGAGACGATCGCCACCTCGTCCTGGCCACGCGCGGGGCGCTTCGTACGGGGGTCGCCGACCCGGGCGTCGAGGTCGCCCGCGCTGATCCGGCGCGCCACCCGGGCCGTCTGGTGCAGCCTGCGGGTCACCCGGCCGACGGCGAAGAGGCCGACGACGAGCGTCGCGGCGATGGCCAGCAGTGAGGAGCCGATGATCGCCCGGTCCAGGCCCGCGATGGTGTTGGCGCTGTGGCCGTAGTCCGTCCAGGTGGCCAGCGCCCGCCCGTCCGCCGGGCCCGCCGCCCACATCGCGGGGCCGCCGCGCCCGTCCGGATCGCCCGGCCGGTGCGGGCCGTTCGCGACCACCGTGCCGCGCTCGCCGCCCGCCGCCAGGGCGCGCAGCGAGGCGGGCAGCCCCGGCGGGTCGATGCCGGAGCCCCTGGGCAGCGGCTCCCCGGCCTCGTACGCGTCGGTGACGGCCTCCAGCCGGTCCAGCGCCTTCTCGCGGGCGTGGGAGACGGTCTGCCGGGTGACGGCGGTGTGCACGAGGACGCCGAGCAGGGCGGCGAGGGTGCAGCACATGACGGTCAGGAAGACCGCGGACTTCCAGGTGAGGGTCGCGGTCCAGGCGGGGGCACGGAACCGGCGCCGCTTCATCGGCCGGCCGCCGGGGGGTCCGAGGGGGAGGTCGACGACGGGTCCGAGGGGGAGGTCGACGACGAGGCCGACGGGCCCGCGGTCCGGTCGCGGTCCGTTCCCTTGCGCCGCTCCGGGGCGCGCAGGATCTCGTCCCGGGTGGCCAGCATCGCCTGCTGCCGCTCGTCCCAGGACCACGCGGTCCGGTACTCGTACCCGGAGATCGCCGAAGGGGCCCGCAGGATCAGGTCCCGGCCCGCCAGCTCCACGCTGATCACGGCGTCCGAGGTGGACATGATCCGGGTCAGCCCGCCCCGGTCGCCCTGGTCGGCCCGGTACGCGCTCACGGCGAGCTGGCGCTTGGGCATGCGGATGCCGAGCACCAGTTCGTCCCTGCCGTCGCCGGTCAGATCGAAGTGGTACGGGGCCAGGACCGGGCAGTCGTCCGGTGCCGTCCGGCAGGCGCGGATCGCCCGGACCGTCGCGTCGGGCAGCTCGTCCAGCCCGCTGTCCCGGTCCGTCCTGGCCTTCAGCCCGGCCTGCACCACCGCGACCGGGTCCAGCCGGTGCACATCGCCGCCGGGCACATCGATCCCGGGAATCCGGGCCGTCTCGCCCTCCCCGTAGTCGTACGGGGCGGCCGACGCGGGCGGCAGACGGGGCCAGAGGCGGGCGGGCTCCACCGCCGAGGGGGCCTCGCCGGCGCTCTCCAGCCCGCCGGCCGCACCGCAGCCGGAGACCAGGGCGAGCACGGCCACGGTGGACGCGACGGCGGGGACGCGGACCGGGCGCACGACTGGCCCTTCTCTTGGAGGACAGGGGGCCTACACCCTAGGACGTGTCCGTACGCAATGCCCAATTCGTACCTTTACGGGCCCTGGGGTCGCTTACCCGCTTCACGGGCCCTGGGGCCGCTACCCGCTTGACCGGCCCGGAGCCGGGTATCTCCTGCCTCAGCGCTGGAACGGGCTCTGTCCCGGCTGCTGGAAGCCCGGCTGGTGCGGGGCCTGCCCGTGGCCGCCGTCCGGGCCCGCCCCGTGCTGGGCGAGCAGCTGGTCGGCCTGCTCCTTCGATATCTGCTGTTCCCCGCCGCAGAACGTGCACTGCGTGGCGTACTTCGTCGAGAACGGGAAGAGCGGGATGAAGAACAGGGTGAACTTCGTGACCCGCTTGCGCAGGGTGTGCGCCGCCGGATTGCCGCACCAGCCGCACACCATCGTCAGGATGGCCAGCTGGTACAGATAGCCCTTGGTACCGAAAATGATCATGCCGTGCTCCCTTTCCCCGTCCCCCGGAGTGCCTGTCGGCACAGCGCCAGGAGCCTCTCGTCCTCGTAGGTGTCGTGGCTGCCGTACCCGCCGTCCAGCGCGTTGTGACGGCGTACGGAGGAGAGTTCGGCGCGCAGCACCTGTGCCGTCGTCGACGCCGGGTCGACCGGTCCCGTCCGCGCCAGGCATTCTGCCACCCGGACGCGGACGTGGCGGTTCTTCGCCCAGGCGGCGAGCAGCACCTCGGTGCTCTCCTCCGGCCGCCCGGTCACCTCCCGGAGCGCGATCGCCGCGTCCACCCGCAGCCACAGCTCGTCATGGGCCAGCAACCCGCGCAGCCGGGGCGCCACCACCGCCGCCTGCGTCCCGAGCGCACCCAGCGCCGCCGCGGCGGCCCGCCGCTCGTGCACCTGGTCCGAGCCGAGCCCCCCGACCAGCACCGGCAGCACCGCCTCCCGGTCCCCGGCCACCGCCCACAGCGCCTCCGCAGCCTCGGTGGCCGTCCCCGGCCGACGCAGCATCGCCCGCAGCTCCGGCACGGCCTCCCGGGCGGCGGGCCCGAACGAGCCGAGCGCCCGCAGCGCCGCCGTACGCAGCCACTCGCCCCGGTACTCCGGGGCGCCGCGCAGCACCCGCAGCACCTCCGGCGTCGCCTCGCCCGCCCGCAGCCCGGTCAGCCCGGCCAGCAGCGGGCTCGCCCGGTCGTACGCCCCCTCGTCCAGCGCCACCCCGGCCAGCCTGCGCCGCAGCGCACCGGCCAGCGGGCGGGCGGCCGGCCCGAGATGGGTGACCGCGAAGCCCACGTCGTGCGGCACCTCGGGCAGCTCCAGGGCCGCAGCCAGGGCGGGCACCGCCCGGGCGTCGCCGAGCCGGGCCAGCGCCTTCACCGTGGAGCCGAGCCCCGGCGGACCACTGGCCCACTCCTTCACCCAGCCCCCGGGATCGGCCGCCAGCCGGGCCGCCAGCGCGTCGGCGGTCGGCGCGGCCAGCGAGAACAGCTCCTCCAGGACGTGCGAGGCGGCCTCGGCCAGCCGGGGCTCGGGGTCGGCGAGCTGGTCGCCGACGAGCGCCACCAGCTCCTCGTACGAGCCGCGCCACGCCCGTATCAGCCCGCCGCTCATCCGTACGGCGTCGATCCGCTGCCAGGGGTCGGGGCTGCGGAGCTGGTCGACGAGGAGAGCCGTGCGGTCTCCGACGCGGTCGTCCAGGCCGACGTGCAGGGTGCGCAGCAGATCGGCGGCCCAGGGGGTGCCGCGTCCGGCGTTCTCCTGGGCGGACAGGGCGCGTAGCTGGCCCACCAGGGTCGGTGCCGCGCCCTGGTCGGGCCGGTGCACGTCCGCACAGCCGACCGGGTCGCACTCCGGCTCCGCCTCGGCGTCGGCCTCCGGCTCCCCGACCGGGTCGTGCTCCGATGCCCCGCCCGGCGCCGAACGCAGCTCGCGCAGCAGCTCCGACACGACCGGCACCACATCGCGGGGCAGCGCGTCGGGCGAACAGCGCGCCAGCTGGGCCAGGGCGGCGAGCCGCAGCCCCGGCGCGTCCTCCCGGTCCACCAGCAGGCCCAGCCACTGGGCCACCCGCCCCGCCAGCGGACGGTGGCGCAGGGCGACCCGCCCGGCCGCCTCCACGAGAGCGAGCCGCACCTCCTCGTCGGGCTCCACCGGCAGCCGCTCCCGCAGCAGCTCCAGGACTCGCACGGGGTGCCGGTGGAGCGTGGCGAGCGCCAGCGGGGCCGCCAGCCGCACCCCGGGGTCCTCGTCGGCGATCAGCTCGAAGAACACCCCGGCCCCGGCCGTGACCGCGGCGGCCGCCATCGCGTAGTTCGCGGCGCCCTCGATCTCGTCCTCGTCGATCTCGTCCTCGTCGTCCTCGTCCAGATCGAAGCCGCCGATGCTGGTGAGCAGTTCGACCACGCTGCCCCGGTCCTGCACGTCCGGGTCCACGGCCAGCTCGAAGAGGAAGGGGATGCACGCCAGGGTGCAGGCGTAGACGTCCCCCTGGTGGTGCACGGCTCCGTACATGCCGTCGAGTGCGCTCTCCCGCTCCGCCGGATCGGCGGAGGCGAGCCCCCGGAGGAGCACCGGCACGTCGTCGGCGGGCCCGTAGGCATGCTCCATCGAAGCCCAGTCGACCTCATCGATCCCCGAGAACACGCCATCCCCTCCCCACGTCACGGCGGCGCCCGGAACCTCCACCCGCCTCCGGCACGCCTGTTCCCCACGCCCGCGGCGCGTCCCGGAAGAAAGCGCCTGCGCAGAGTGTGCACCACGGCTCCGACAATCCACCCGCCACTTGTGGCCTTTCCTCATGCCGTAACCAGGTCATGACCCTGTCATGACGGGGCGGCCGAAACGGAACCCGCGAGTTGGCCGTGAATCAAGGGGGACCAGCCGGAAGGAATCAGGGGGAAACCGTCGGAAGCGGTCGGGCCTGTTCCGGGTCGAGGAGGGGGCCGAGCAGGTCCCCGTACCGTTCCAGCCGCTCGGCCATGTTCTCCGCCCGGAACACCAGGCCCTCCGGCGACCGGCACCCCTCGATCTCCTCCCAGGTGACGGGCGCGGAGACGGTGGGCCCGGTCCTGGCCCGCAGGGTGTAGGGCGTGGCGGTGGTCTTTGACGCGGAGTTCTGGCTGAAGTCGACGAAGACCTTGCCCGGCCGCAGGGCGCGCTTCATCCGGTGCAGGGCCAGCTCCGGCAGGGCGCTCTCCGCCTCCACGGCGAGCTGTCTCGCGTACGCCGACACCTCGGCGGACGGGGTCGGCTCCACCGGGACGAGTAGATGCAGCCCCTTGGAGCCGGACGTCTTCCC
This DNA window, taken from Streptomyces griseus subsp. griseus, encodes the following:
- a CDS encoding SH3 domain-containing protein: MSPLSRPSRSRRIGLCVATGALVAVTAAAPALAADPHPVDHRDQPATSAPASDELSASALQREHEARQEAQAQNQAQPQSPKRTYKGRVIASPNLLLRDRPTRSSRVVGSVKYGTVVDIFCKTTGDNVDGNNRWYLLTDGTWAWGSARYIENIGAAPRFC
- a CDS encoding FtsW/RodA/SpoVE family cell cycle protein; the encoded protein is MTATTADAPPPELRLPRRRGVELSLLIGAVLISVYGYAAVGLAHDGAVPPDVAGYGAGLGTLALLAHVAVRFRAPYADPLLLPIAVLLNGLGLVLIYRLDLETPRDQAAPTQLIWSTLGVALFTVVVVLLRDHRVLQRYAYLSVATALVLMIVPIFFPAVNGAKIWIRIGGLSFQPGEFAKILLAVFFAAYLAANRNALAYTGRTFWKLQLPTGRVLGPLVAIWLLSVGVLVLERDLGTSLLFFGIFVIMLYVATGRTGWIAVGLLLAAVGAFVVGSFEPHVHSRVQDWLAPFASIDAGRGPGQLAQSLFAFAAGGMLGTGLGAGHSILIGFAAKSDFILATAGEELGLSGLTAIFLLYALLVARGYRAGLALRDPFGRLLAIGLSSILALQVFVIAGGVMGLIPLTGMAMPFLAQGGSSVVTNWIIVALLIRLSHVSRRPEPGHVETGVIASAADPGGPVGSVKPAGPLEEDR
- a CDS encoding penicillin-binding transpeptidase domain-containing protein; translated protein: MIRYIRRAAAFCLLLLVALLVNAARVQLFEADELDGNPANRRTTIARYDQPRGNILVGDRAVTGSKETGEQLSFERTYLHGPLYAPVTGYASQTYGTTLLENAEDGVLSGTDSLLAPLPFWNEFTRGRQPGGNVVTTVKESMQRAAYAGLSGRRGAVAALEPSTGKILALVSTPSYDPERLSGTGPAVTDAWTRLNAAKSLPMLNRAIRQTYPPGSTFKIVTAAAALDARVVKDPDAATDTPSPYVLPNTRTVLPNEARGCEKASLADAIRVSCNTVMAHLGVRVGLAGMVEAAGHFGFNETGLRIPSGVARSNFDTDMSEDQLALSSIGQFNTTATPLQMAMVAAAVANGGDLRHPYLVDRLTAADGDTVQQEGPRSYQRAMSPSTAVQLQRMMVDVVENGTGSNAAIDGVTVGGKTGTAQHGVDNSGLPYAWFISWAQAPDSGRPAVAVAVVVEDAAADRADISGGGSAAPIARAVMEAALEG
- a CDS encoding zinc-ribbon domain-containing protein, which encodes MIIFGTKGYLYQLAILTMVCGWCGNPAAHTLRKRVTKFTLFFIPLFPFSTKYATQCTFCGGEQQISKEQADQLLAQHGAGPDGGHGQAPHQPGFQQPGQSPFQR
- a CDS encoding sensor histidine kinase, which produces MKRRRFRAPAWTATLTWKSAVFLTVMCCTLAALLGVLVHTAVTRQTVSHAREKALDRLEAVTDAYEAGEPLPRGSGIDPPGLPASLRALAAGGERGTVVANGPHRPGDPDGRGGPAMWAAGPADGRALATWTDYGHSANTIAGLDRAIIGSSLLAIAATLVVGLFAVGRVTRRLHQTARVARRISAGDLDARVGDPRTKRPARGQDEVAIVSGALDTMASSLQRKLQTEQRFTADVAHELRTPLTGLSAAAELLPPGRPAELVRDRVRAMRALTEDLLEISRLDARTEEVDLAVHDLAPVVERVVRASGTETEVRVTDPAPVETDRRRLERVLGNLVANAHRHGAGPVVLEVAGAVVSVRDHGAGFPAYLLECGPQRFRTDGAGKGHGLGLTIAVGQAAAIGARLEFLNPPDGGAQARLTLPEYVRLDDGDDAGNTGDGDAGTTRPG
- a CDS encoding PBS lyase, translating into MFSGIDEVDWASMEHAYGPADDVPVLLRGLASADPAERESALDGMYGAVHHQGDVYACTLACIPFLFELAVDPDVQDRGSVVELLTSIGGFDLDEDDEDEIDEDEIEGAANYAMAAAAVTAGAGVFFELIADEDPGVRLAAPLALATLHRHPVRVLELLRERLPVEPDEEVRLALVEAAGRVALRHRPLAGRVAQWLGLLVDREDAPGLRLAALAQLARCSPDALPRDVVPVVSELLRELRSAPGGASEHDPVGEPEADAEAEPECDPVGCADVHRPDQGAAPTLVGQLRALSAQENAGRGTPWAADLLRTLHVGLDDRVGDRTALLVDQLRSPDPWQRIDAVRMSGGLIRAWRGSYEELVALVGDQLADPEPRLAEAASHVLEELFSLAAPTADALAARLAADPGGWVKEWASGPPGLGSTVKALARLGDARAVPALAAALELPEVPHDVGFAVTHLGPAARPLAGALRRRLAGVALDEGAYDRASPLLAGLTGLRAGEATPEVLRVLRGAPEYRGEWLRTAALRALGSFGPAAREAVPELRAMLRRPGTATEAAEALWAVAGDREAVLPVLVGGLGSDQVHERRAAAAALGALGTQAAVVAPRLRGLLAHDELWLRVDAAIALREVTGRPEESTEVLLAAWAKNRHVRVRVAECLARTGPVDPASTTAQVLRAELSSVRRHNALDGGYGSHDTYEDERLLALCRQALRGTGKGSTA